A single Stutzerimonas stutzeri DNA region contains:
- a CDS encoding class 1 fructose-bisphosphatase → MSRVTLSRYLIEQTRSNNTPADLRFLIEVVARACKEISHAVSKGALGGVLGATETENIQGEVQKKLDVLSNEILLEANEWGGHLAGMASEEMDNAYQIPGKYPKGAYLLVFDPLDGSSNIDVNVSVGTIFSVLRCPGESFSQNDALGEEAFLQPGTRQVAAGYAIYGPQTMLMLTLGNGVMGFTLDRELGSFVLTHDDIRVPESTAEFAINMSNQRHWEAPVQRYVSELLAGAEGPLGKNYNMRWIASMVADVHRILTRGGIFMYPRDAREPEKPGKLRLMYEANPMSFIIEQAGGAATNGTQRILDIQPDSLHQRVPVFLGSKEEVERATGYHQG, encoded by the coding sequence ATGTCACGCGTAACCCTGAGCCGCTACCTGATCGAGCAGACCCGCAGTAACAATACCCCTGCGGATTTGCGCTTCCTTATCGAGGTAGTGGCCCGAGCGTGCAAGGAGATCAGCCACGCCGTGTCCAAGGGCGCGCTGGGCGGAGTGCTCGGTGCCACCGAAACCGAGAACATCCAGGGTGAAGTGCAGAAAAAGCTCGACGTGCTGTCCAACGAAATTCTGCTGGAGGCCAACGAGTGGGGCGGCCACCTGGCGGGCATGGCTTCCGAAGAGATGGACAACGCCTACCAGATTCCCGGCAAATACCCGAAGGGCGCCTATCTGCTGGTCTTCGACCCACTGGACGGCTCCAGCAACATCGACGTCAACGTCTCGGTCGGCACGATTTTCTCGGTGCTGCGTTGTCCGGGCGAGAGCTTCAGCCAGAACGATGCGTTGGGAGAGGAAGCCTTTCTCCAGCCGGGTACCCGCCAGGTGGCGGCGGGCTACGCCATCTATGGCCCGCAAACCATGCTGATGCTGACGCTGGGCAATGGCGTGATGGGCTTTACCCTGGATCGCGAGCTGGGCAGCTTCGTGCTCACCCACGACGACATCCGCGTGCCGGAAAGTACCGCCGAGTTCGCCATCAACATGTCCAACCAGCGCCACTGGGAGGCTCCGGTGCAGCGCTACGTCAGCGAGTTGCTGGCCGGCGCCGAAGGCCCGCTGGGCAAGAACTACAACATGCGCTGGATCGCCTCGATGGTGGCCGACGTGCATCGTATCCTGACCCGCGGCGGCATCTTCATGTATCCGCGTGATGCCCGCGAGCCTGAGAAACCCGGCAAATTGCGCCTGATGTACGAAGCCAACCCCATGTCCTTCATCATCGAACAGGCTGGCGGCGCCGCCACCAACGGCACCCAGCGCATCCTCGACATCCAGCCCGACTCGCTGCATCAGCGTGTGCCGGTATTCCTGGGATCGAAGGAAGAGGTCGAGCGCGCCACCGGCTACCACCAGGGCTGA
- a CDS encoding DUF924 family protein translates to MQQAPWLELLDWWFGKGVTASEVAGHKHGLWFGYRAEQDADADTRFGGLVAQALDGCLGDWADSPHGWLALVLLLDQLPRMIYRGTPRAFAGDERAQHLVCEGMAHGGDVLLTPIQRVFIYLVLEHAEDLRVQEQAVAHFQKLCTLATAEDRALFADFLDFAVRHRDVIARFGRFPHRNDVLGRETTEAEQAFLATPGARF, encoded by the coding sequence ATGCAACAGGCGCCCTGGCTGGAATTGCTGGACTGGTGGTTCGGCAAGGGCGTCACCGCCAGTGAGGTCGCGGGACACAAGCACGGCTTGTGGTTCGGCTACCGGGCCGAACAGGATGCCGATGCCGATACCCGTTTCGGTGGGCTGGTCGCCCAGGCGCTGGACGGTTGCCTGGGCGACTGGGCCGACTCCCCGCATGGCTGGCTGGCGCTGGTGCTGTTGCTCGATCAATTGCCACGCATGATCTACCGCGGGACGCCACGGGCATTCGCCGGTGACGAACGTGCCCAGCACCTGGTCTGCGAGGGCATGGCCCATGGCGGCGATGTCCTGCTGACGCCGATCCAGCGCGTATTCATTTATCTGGTGCTGGAACACGCTGAAGACCTCCGCGTACAGGAGCAGGCCGTCGCGCATTTCCAGAAGCTCTGTACGCTGGCGACGGCCGAAGATCGGGCGCTGTTTGCCGACTTTCTCGATTTCGCGGTGCGGCATCGCGACGTGATCGCCAGGTTCGGTCGCTTTCCGCATCGCAATGATGTGCTCGGGCGGGAAACCACCGAGGCCGAACAGGCTTTTCTCGCCACGCCCGGCGCGCGGTTCTAG
- a CDS encoding lipocalin family protein has product MRLVTTLCCVLLIAGCARSGDSEAPDTVNQVDLQRYQGTWYEQARLPMFFQRHCVRSQARYQLLDAGRVAVINRCETADGEWRQVQGEAVPQQAGRTDKLWVRFDNWFSTLFPSLTKGHYWILYLDDDYRVALVGSPDRDYLWLLSREETVDPALRDTLLDEARKRGYDVSELIWRGESG; this is encoded by the coding sequence ATGCGCCTCGTCACCACGCTGTGCTGTGTATTGCTGATCGCCGGGTGTGCGCGCTCGGGTGATTCCGAAGCGCCTGACACCGTCAATCAGGTCGACCTGCAGCGCTACCAGGGGACCTGGTATGAACAGGCGCGTCTACCCATGTTCTTCCAGCGCCACTGTGTGCGCTCGCAGGCCCGCTATCAGTTGCTCGATGCGGGCCGCGTGGCGGTGATCAATCGCTGTGAAACGGCGGACGGTGAATGGCGGCAGGTCCAGGGCGAGGCAGTTCCCCAGCAAGCCGGAAGGACCGATAAGCTCTGGGTTCGCTTCGATAACTGGTTCAGCACGCTTTTCCCGTCGCTGACCAAGGGCCATTACTGGATTCTGTACCTCGACGACGACTACCGAGTGGCGCTGGTGGGCAGTCCGGACCGCGACTACCTCTGGTTGTTGTCGCGAGAGGAAACGGTCGATCCGGCACTGCGCGACACGCTGCTCGATGAGGCTCGCAAGCGCGGCTACGACGTCAGCGAGCTGATCTGGCGTGGCGAGTCGGGCTGA
- the pip gene encoding prolyl aminopeptidase translates to MQTLYPEIKPYARHELAVEQPHVLYADESGSPGGLPVLFVHGGPGGGCDALSRRFFDPNLYRIITFDQRGCGRSTPHASLENNTTAHLIDDMERLRTFLGIDKWVLFGGSWGSTLALAYAQAYPERVHALILRGIFLCRQKEFSWFYQEGASRLFPDYWQDFLSPIPPEERGDLMQAYYRRLTGSDQIAQMHAAKAWSCWEGRTATLRPNTQVVDRFSDTHRALAMARIECHYFVNGAFLEPDQLLRNMHKIAHLPGIIVHGRYDVICPLDNAWELHEAWPNSELQIIREAGHSASESGICDALVRAAADVAHRLLRLPPEEA, encoded by the coding sequence ATGCAGACCTTGTATCCGGAGATCAAACCCTACGCCCGGCACGAGCTGGCGGTCGAACAACCGCATGTGCTTTACGCCGACGAGAGTGGATCACCGGGCGGGCTGCCTGTGCTCTTCGTGCACGGTGGCCCGGGGGGTGGCTGCGATGCCCTGAGCCGCCGATTTTTCGATCCCAACCTGTACCGCATCATTACGTTCGACCAGCGTGGCTGTGGCCGCTCCACCCCGCACGCGAGCCTGGAGAACAACACGACCGCACACCTGATCGACGATATGGAGCGCCTTCGCACCTTTCTCGGTATCGACAAGTGGGTGCTGTTCGGTGGCTCCTGGGGCTCGACGCTGGCGCTGGCGTATGCCCAGGCGTATCCCGAACGCGTCCATGCGCTGATCTTGCGCGGCATCTTCCTCTGCCGGCAGAAAGAGTTCTCCTGGTTTTACCAGGAAGGCGCCAGCCGGCTATTCCCTGATTACTGGCAGGATTTCCTTTCGCCGATTCCGCCGGAAGAGCGTGGCGATCTGATGCAGGCCTACTACCGTCGCCTGACTGGCAGCGACCAGATCGCGCAGATGCACGCGGCCAAGGCCTGGTCGTGCTGGGAAGGCCGTACCGCCACGCTGCGGCCCAACACTCAGGTGGTCGATCGCTTCTCCGACACTCACCGGGCGCTGGCGATGGCGCGGATCGAATGTCACTACTTCGTCAACGGCGCGTTTCTCGAACCCGATCAACTGCTGCGCAACATGCACAAGATCGCGCACCTGCCGGGCATCATCGTGCATGGTCGCTACGATGTCATCTGTCCCCTGGACAACGCCTGGGAACTGCACGAGGCATGGCCCAACAGCGAACTGCAGATCATCCGTGAAGCGGGGCATTCGGCGTCCGAGTCCGGTATCTGTGACGCGCTGGTGCGTGCCGCGGCGGACGTGGCCCACCGCCTGCTTCGTCTGCCGCCCGAGGAAGCCTGA
- the dtd gene encoding D-aminoacyl-tRNA deacylase has translation MKALIQRVRHARVEVAGEVVGGIDQGLLVLVGVEREDDRARADKLLHKLLRYRVFSDEQGRMNRSLSDIGGGLLLVSQFTLAADTGSGLRPSFSSAAAPSLGEELYEYLLGQARRHHQPVACGRFGADMQVHLQNDGPVTFLLQS, from the coding sequence ATGAAGGCGCTGATCCAGCGGGTGAGGCATGCACGGGTCGAGGTCGCGGGCGAGGTGGTCGGTGGCATTGACCAGGGCCTCCTGGTGCTGGTGGGCGTCGAGCGTGAGGACGATCGCGCACGGGCCGACAAACTGTTGCACAAGTTGCTGCGTTACCGCGTTTTCAGCGACGAGCAGGGCAGGATGAACCGTTCGTTGAGCGACATCGGCGGCGGCCTGCTGTTGGTGTCTCAGTTCACCTTGGCCGCGGATACCGGCAGCGGCCTGCGGCCCAGCTTTTCCAGCGCGGCGGCACCGTCGCTCGGCGAAGAGCTCTACGAATACCTGCTCGGCCAGGCGCGTCGGCACCATCAGCCGGTCGCCTGCGGCCGCTTCGGCGCGGACATGCAGGTGCATCTGCAAAACGATGGGCCTGTGACCTTTCTGCTGCAAAGCTGA
- a CDS encoding UPF0158 family protein, whose amino-acid sequence MRPLTIDLHRLEYALDNRDASEHYLDLESGEIRAVFPGEAAPGMDEKYDVQDDRFLHIEPLGLAQSIAMREAFLFTQHDPNAHAVLSHALQGRKPLRTFDFKLEDFPEVREAWLDYQAVQLREYAMTWLHENGLEPSKR is encoded by the coding sequence ATGCGCCCATTGACCATTGACCTTCACCGCCTGGAGTATGCGCTGGACAACCGTGATGCCAGCGAGCACTACCTCGACTTGGAATCGGGGGAGATTCGCGCCGTGTTTCCGGGGGAAGCTGCGCCCGGCATGGATGAAAAATATGACGTGCAGGACGATCGCTTCCTGCACATCGAACCGCTCGGGCTCGCGCAATCGATCGCCATGCGTGAGGCGTTCCTCTTTACCCAGCACGACCCCAACGCCCATGCGGTGCTCAGCCATGCGCTGCAGGGCCGCAAACCGCTGCGCACGTTCGATTTCAAACTGGAAGACTTCCCCGAGGTCCGCGAGGCCTGGCTGGACTACCAGGCCGTACAGCTGCGCGAGTACGCAATGACCTGGCTGCACGAAAACGGCCTGGAACCGTCGAAGCGCTGA
- a CDS encoding 16S rRNA (uracil(1498)-N(3))-methyltransferase has protein sequence MNLLLLEAADFVAANRVVLRDRRLAHIQDVHRAKAGESLRVGVLGGEMGQGRLLRLEAGEAELEVHLDQPPPSKLPITLLLALPRPKMLRRVLQTVACMGVPRLVLLNSYRVEKSFWQTPFLEPTAIREQLVLGLEQARDTVLPEVSIEKRFKPFVEDHLPHLAAGTRGLVGHPGSYPDCPRAITDSVTLAIGPEGGWIPYEIEKFTEAGLQPVQLGERILRVETAVSALLARLF, from the coding sequence GTGAACCTGCTCTTGCTGGAAGCGGCTGACTTCGTTGCCGCCAATCGCGTCGTCCTGCGTGATCGACGCCTGGCGCATATCCAGGACGTGCACCGTGCCAAGGCAGGCGAAAGCCTGCGGGTCGGTGTGCTTGGCGGTGAGATGGGCCAGGGTCGGCTGTTGCGGCTGGAAGCCGGCGAGGCGGAGCTGGAGGTCCACCTGGACCAGCCCCCTCCGAGCAAATTGCCCATTACCCTGTTGCTGGCCCTGCCACGCCCCAAGATGCTCCGACGGGTGCTGCAGACCGTCGCCTGCATGGGCGTACCCAGGCTGGTGCTGCTCAACAGCTACCGAGTGGAAAAGAGCTTCTGGCAAACGCCTTTCCTGGAGCCGACCGCGATCCGCGAGCAACTGGTGCTCGGCCTCGAGCAGGCACGCGACACCGTGCTCCCCGAGGTAAGCATCGAAAAGCGTTTCAAGCCCTTCGTCGAAGATCACCTGCCACACCTGGCGGCCGGTACCCGTGGCCTGGTCGGCCATCCGGGCAGCTATCCCGATTGCCCGCGCGCGATCACCGACTCGGTGACGCTGGCCATTGGTCCGGAAGGCGGCTGGATACCCTACGAAATCGAGAAATTCACCGAAGCGGGACTGCAGCCGGTGCAGTTGGGTGAGCGCATCCTGCGCGTGGAAACGGCGGTCAGCGCTCTGCTGGCGCGTCTGTTCTGA
- the tatC gene encoding twin-arginine translocase subunit TatC has protein sequence MSNTPIDDQEMPLVAHLTELRKRLLRCVAAILLLFGGLFYFSQQIYALVAAPLRAYLPEGATMIATGVASPFLTPFKLTMMVALFLSMPVILHQIWSFIAPGLYKHEKRVAVPLLISSIFLFYGGMAFAYFVVFPIMFGFFASVTPEGVAMMTDIGQYLDFVLTLFFAFGVAFEIPVATFLLIWVGIVDVATLRKSRPYVVVGCFVVGMVLTPPDVFSQALLAIPMWLLFEAGLIFGSMVKKREGEFRGDADSEPAAPSDQSPTPRP, from the coding sequence ATGAGCAATACTCCCATCGATGATCAGGAAATGCCGCTGGTTGCGCACCTGACCGAGTTGCGCAAGCGTCTGCTGCGCTGCGTGGCAGCCATCCTGTTGCTGTTCGGCGGATTGTTCTACTTCTCACAGCAGATCTACGCCCTGGTGGCGGCGCCGTTGCGAGCGTATCTGCCGGAGGGCGCGACGATGATCGCCACCGGCGTGGCCTCGCCTTTCCTGACGCCCTTCAAACTGACCATGATGGTCGCGTTGTTCCTGTCGATGCCGGTGATCCTCCATCAGATATGGAGCTTCATCGCGCCCGGCCTGTACAAGCACGAAAAGCGAGTCGCGGTCCCCTTGCTGATTTCCAGCATTTTCCTGTTCTACGGCGGCATGGCCTTCGCCTATTTCGTGGTGTTCCCCATCATGTTCGGGTTTTTCGCCAGCGTGACGCCCGAGGGCGTGGCGATGATGACCGATATTGGCCAGTACCTGGATTTCGTCCTGACCCTGTTCTTCGCCTTCGGTGTGGCATTCGAGATCCCGGTGGCGACCTTTCTGTTGATCTGGGTCGGCATCGTCGATGTCGCCACCCTGCGCAAGAGCCGCCCCTACGTGGTCGTCGGTTGCTTCGTGGTCGGCATGGTGCTGACGCCGCCGGATGTGTTTTCCCAGGCGCTGCTGGCTATACCGATGTGGCTGTTGTTCGAGGCCGGGCTGATCTTCGGCAGCATGGTGAAAAAACGCGAGGGCGAATTCCGCGGCGACGCCGATTCCGAGCCGGCGGCGCCCAGCGACCAATCGCCTACGCCTCGTCCGTGA
- the tatB gene encoding Sec-independent protein translocase protein TatB has translation MFDIGFTELLLIGLVALFVLGPERLPGAVRTAGLWIGRAKRSFANIKSEVEREIGADEIRRQLHNERILDLEREMKQSIMPSPPGTGSSGSPQSATPAPDASAPGTQAVAEASPSEAKPAETAPVSRPDRPAEP, from the coding sequence ATGTTCGATATCGGCTTCACCGAACTGCTGCTGATCGGCCTGGTTGCGCTGTTCGTACTTGGCCCGGAGCGCCTTCCGGGTGCCGTGCGCACCGCCGGGCTTTGGATTGGTCGGGCCAAGCGCAGCTTCGCCAACATCAAGTCCGAGGTCGAGCGCGAAATCGGCGCCGACGAGATCCGCCGCCAGTTGCATAACGAGCGCATCCTCGATCTTGAACGGGAAATGAAGCAGAGCATCATGCCCAGCCCTCCAGGCACCGGTAGCAGCGGGTCCCCGCAGTCCGCCACGCCTGCGCCGGATGCGAGCGCGCCCGGTACACAAGCGGTGGCCGAAGCCAGCCCCAGCGAAGCAAAACCCGCCGAAACAGCCCCCGTATCACGCCCGGACAGACCCGCTGAGCCATGA
- the tatA gene encoding twin-arginine translocase TatA/TatE family subunit, which translates to MGFGGISVWQLLIILLIVVMLFGTKRLKGLGSDLGDAIKGFRKSMGTDEDKPSVEEKQNHTIDAEARKVEDPTKKN; encoded by the coding sequence ATGGGTTTTGGTGGAATCAGCGTCTGGCAACTCCTGATCATTCTGCTCATTGTGGTCATGCTTTTCGGCACCAAGCGGCTGAAAGGCCTGGGCTCGGACCTCGGTGACGCGATCAAGGGGTTCCGCAAGTCCATGGGCACCGATGAAGACAAGCCCAGTGTCGAAGAGAAACAGAACCACACCATCGATGCCGAGGCCCGCAAGGTCGAAGATCCGACGAAGAAGAACTGA
- a CDS encoding phosphoribosyl-ATP diphosphatase → MSDTFDRLAEVLEARKGAAADSSYVASLYHKGLNKILEKVGEESVETILAAKDAAASGDASDLIYETADLWFHSLVMLAALDQHPQAVLDELDRRFGLSGHAEKAARPQS, encoded by the coding sequence ATGAGTGACACCTTCGACCGCCTGGCCGAGGTGCTGGAAGCCCGCAAGGGCGCCGCTGCGGACAGCTCCTACGTGGCCAGCCTCTATCACAAGGGGCTGAACAAGATCCTCGAGAAAGTCGGCGAGGAGTCGGTGGAAACCATACTGGCCGCCAAGGATGCAGCCGCTAGCGGCGATGCCAGCGACCTGATCTACGAAACCGCCGACCTGTGGTTTCACAGCCTGGTGATGCTGGCCGCACTGGACCAGCACCCCCAGGCGGTACTGGACGAACTGGACCGGCGTTTCGGTCTTTCGGGGCACGCGGAAAAAGCCGCGCGCCCGCAATCCTGA
- the hisI gene encoding phosphoribosyl-AMP cyclohydrolase: MNWLDDIHWNEDGLVPAIAQDHQTGRILMMAWMNREALALTAQENRAIYWSRSRGKLWRKGEESGHVQKLHELRLDCDADVIVLRVEQVGGISCHTGRESCFYRVFENGAWKTVEPVLKDPDAIYAEHKHE, encoded by the coding sequence ATGAACTGGCTGGACGACATACACTGGAACGAAGACGGCCTGGTACCGGCGATTGCCCAGGATCATCAGACCGGGCGCATCCTGATGATGGCCTGGATGAATCGCGAAGCGCTGGCACTCACCGCGCAGGAGAACCGCGCCATCTACTGGTCACGTTCGCGTGGCAAGCTGTGGCGCAAGGGAGAGGAATCGGGCCATGTGCAGAAGCTGCATGAACTGCGCCTGGACTGCGATGCCGACGTGATCGTGCTGCGCGTTGAGCAGGTGGGCGGCATCTCCTGCCACACGGGTCGTGAAAGCTGCTTCTATCGGGTATTCGAGAACGGTGCCTGGAAAACCGTCGAGCCGGTCCTCAAGGACCCGGACGCGATCTATGCGGAGCACAAACATGAGTGA
- the ubiB gene encoding ubiquinone biosynthesis regulatory protein kinase UbiB, which yields MKLFAAARRLFRILMVVIRYRLDDIILDLPMPWWLRSTSYLLPWRWLPRRRTVLSRGARLRLALEGLGPIFIKFGQILSTRRDLLPLDIAEELAMLQDRVPPFDSAVATALIERQLGAPVGEIFARFDSKPLASASVAQVHAARLRSGEEVVVKVVRPNLRPVISQDIAWLFLLAKMAERASTEARRLHLVEVVDDYAKTIYDELDLLREAANASQLKRNFQGSPLLYVPQVYWDFCRPQVLVMERIYGVPVTDMARLAEQRTDMKQLAERGVEIFFTQVFRDSFFHADMHPGNIFVSTHQPWNPQYIAVDFGIVGSLTPEDQDYLARNLMAFFKRDYRKVAQLHIDSGWVPAETKVNEFEAAIRTVCEPIFEKPLKDISFGQLLVRLFQVARRFNMEVQPQLVLLQKTLLNIEGLGRELYPELDLWATGQPYLERWMRERMSPRQLLKNAHAQIEQLPHLASMTRELLERMSNPHANNPPPPWRERHRHWPLRLIGAVLLGGGATLAAAADSFTAVTTWPAWIMLSAGIYIVVRR from the coding sequence ATGAAGCTGTTCGCCGCCGCCCGACGCCTGTTCCGCATCCTGATGGTGGTGATTCGCTACCGCCTGGACGACATCATCCTCGACCTGCCGATGCCCTGGTGGTTGCGCTCGACCAGCTATCTGCTGCCCTGGCGCTGGCTGCCGCGTCGTCGCACGGTGCTGTCCCGTGGTGCGCGCCTGCGCTTGGCGCTGGAAGGCCTCGGCCCGATTTTCATCAAGTTCGGCCAGATCCTCTCTACCCGTCGCGACCTGCTGCCGCTGGACATCGCTGAAGAGCTGGCGATGCTCCAGGACCGCGTACCGCCGTTCGACTCGGCGGTCGCCACCGCGTTGATCGAGCGCCAACTGGGTGCGCCGGTGGGCGAAATCTTTGCACGATTCGACAGCAAGCCGCTGGCGTCCGCCTCGGTCGCCCAGGTCCATGCCGCCAGGTTGCGCAGCGGCGAAGAAGTGGTGGTCAAGGTCGTGCGACCCAACCTGCGACCTGTGATCAGTCAGGACATTGCCTGGCTGTTCCTGCTCGCCAAGATGGCTGAAAGGGCCTCCACCGAAGCCCGCCGGCTGCACCTGGTCGAAGTCGTCGATGATTACGCCAAGACCATCTACGACGAACTCGACCTGCTGCGCGAAGCCGCCAATGCCAGCCAGCTCAAACGTAATTTCCAGGGATCGCCCCTGCTTTACGTTCCCCAGGTGTACTGGGATTTCTGCCGCCCCCAGGTGCTGGTGATGGAGCGCATCTACGGCGTCCCGGTGACCGACATGGCTCGGCTGGCCGAACAGCGCACCGACATGAAACAGCTGGCCGAGCGCGGCGTGGAGATATTCTTCACCCAGGTCTTTCGCGACAGCTTCTTCCATGCCGACATGCACCCCGGCAATATTTTCGTCAGCACCCACCAGCCCTGGAACCCGCAATACATCGCGGTGGATTTCGGCATCGTCGGCAGCCTGACGCCCGAGGACCAGGACTACCTGGCGCGCAACCTCATGGCTTTCTTCAAACGCGACTACCGCAAGGTCGCGCAACTGCATATCGACTCGGGCTGGGTACCGGCGGAAACCAAGGTCAACGAGTTCGAGGCAGCGATCCGTACCGTCTGCGAGCCGATCTTCGAAAAACCGTTGAAGGATATTTCGTTCGGCCAGTTGCTGGTGCGCCTGTTCCAGGTCGCGCGGCGCTTCAACATGGAGGTCCAACCGCAACTGGTGCTGTTGCAGAAGACCTTGCTGAACATCGAGGGCTTGGGCCGCGAGCTGTATCCTGAACTGGATCTGTGGGCTACCGGCCAGCCCTATCTCGAACGCTGGATGCGCGAGCGCATGAGCCCCAGGCAACTGCTGAAAAATGCCCATGCGCAGATCGAACAGCTGCCGCACCTGGCCAGCATGACCCGCGAGCTGCTCGAACGCATGTCCAATCCACATGCCAACAACCCGCCACCGCCCTGGCGGGAGCGTCATCGCCACTGGCCGCTGCGCCTCATCGGTGCCGTGCTGCTGGGTGGTGGAGCGACCCTCGCCGCGGCCGCGGACAGTTTTACCGCCGTCACCACATGGCCAGCCTGGATCATGCTCAGCGCCGGTATCTACATCGTGGTGCGCCGATAG
- a CDS encoding ubiquinone biosynthesis accessory factor UbiJ: MLRAALLAGAERGLNRVLRLDPTALPRLARLSGRIIEVDCTAPAWRLFILADAEGLRLAEDWGSEPDCRLRASGASLLRLATSRNKTAILHGPDVEIEGDSAPLMSLADVLQDLELDWEYEVSRWLGPVGAHLLGAGARRQADWARQSADSLRQDLADYLSEESRVLIGKDEAETRFAELDRLKLDLDRLEARVERLNPSLKPDRPE, encoded by the coding sequence ATGCTGCGCGCAGCCCTGCTGGCCGGAGCCGAACGCGGCCTCAATCGCGTGCTGCGTCTGGACCCGACTGCCCTGCCGCGCCTCGCCCGCCTCAGTGGCCGGATCATCGAGGTCGACTGCACGGCACCGGCGTGGCGGCTGTTCATTCTTGCCGATGCCGAGGGCCTGAGACTGGCCGAAGACTGGGGCAGCGAGCCGGACTGCCGCTTGCGTGCCTCCGGTGCGAGCTTGCTGCGATTGGCCACCAGCCGTAACAAGACTGCGATCCTGCATGGCCCGGACGTCGAGATCGAGGGCGACAGCGCGCCTTTGATGAGCCTGGCCGACGTACTGCAGGACCTTGAGCTGGACTGGGAGTATGAAGTGTCGCGCTGGCTCGGACCGGTCGGCGCCCATCTGCTCGGGGCGGGTGCCCGCCGGCAGGCCGACTGGGCGCGACAGAGTGCCGACAGCCTGCGCCAGGACCTGGCTGACTACCTCAGCGAGGAATCCCGCGTACTGATCGGCAAGGACGAGGCAGAAACCCGCTTCGCTGAACTCGATCGCCTCAAACTCGATCTCGACCGACTCGAAGCCCGGGTCGAGCGGCTCAACCCATCTCTGAAACCAGACCGACCCGAATGA